A DNA window from Vigna unguiculata cultivar IT97K-499-35 chromosome 10, ASM411807v1, whole genome shotgun sequence contains the following coding sequences:
- the LOC114165812 gene encoding (+)-neomenthol dehydrogenase-like codes for MGEATQRYAVVTGANKGIGLEIVRQLASEGIKVVLTARNEERGLQALQKLKASGLSHLVLFHQLDVADAASVTSLADFIKSKFGKLDILVNNAGISGVVIEDSALITTILVNRGVRSDEEGTKAMTQTYELAEECLQINYYGTKITVESLMPLLQLSDSPTIVNVSSSLGQLESFPKESWARGVFSDADNLTEEKMDEIVKKFLSDFKEGSLESKGWPRYLGAYIVSKAAMNGYTRILAKKNPSLCINSVCPGYVKTDITSNTGLLTVEEGAASPVRLALLPNGSPSGFFYYRADLASF; via the exons ATGGGGGAAGCTACACAGAG GTATGCAGTGGTGACAGGAGCAAACAAAGGGATTGGATTAGAGATAGTGAGGCAGTTAGCTTCAGAAGGAATAAAGGTGGTGCTCACTGCAAGGAATGAAGAGAGGGGTCTTCAAGCATTGCAAAAACTTAAAGCCTCAGGTCTTTCTCATCTTGTGCTGTTTCATCAGCTAGATGTGGCTGATGCTGCAAGTGTAACTTCTCTTGCTGATTTTATCAAATCCAAATTTGGTAAACTTGATATTCTG GTTAACAATGCAGGAATTAGCGGAGTTGTAATCGAAGACAGTGCTTTAATCACTACAATACTCGTGAATCGTGGG GTGAGATCAGATGAAGAAGGAACAAAGGCAATGACTCAAACATATGAGTTAGCAGAAGAATGCTTGCAAATAAATTACTATGGCACTAAAATAACTGTTGAATCACTCATGCCCCTCCTCCAATTATCTGATTCACCAACAATTGTGAATGTATCATCAAGTCTGGGCCAGCTAGAG AGCTTCCCTAAGGAATCATGGGCCAGAGGAGTGTTCAGTGATGCTGATAACTTGACGGAAGAGAAAATGGATGAAATAGTGAAGAAGTTTCTGAGTGATTTCAAAGAAGGTTCATTAGAGAGTAAAGGGTGGCCAAGGTATCTAGGAGCCTATATTGTGTCAAAAGCTGCAATGAATGGGTACACAAGAATCCTTGCAAAGAAAAACCCATCATTGTGCATAAACAGTGTTTGTCCTGGTTATGTGAAGACAGATATAACATCAAACACCGGGCTTCTAACAGTGGAAGAAGGTGCTGCTAGTCCTGTCAGGCTTGCATTGCTTCCCAATGGCTCTCCATCTGGTTTCTTCTATTACAGAGCTGATTTGGCTTCCTTTTGA
- the LOC114165810 gene encoding (+)-neomenthol dehydrogenase-like, which yields MGEATQRYAVVTGANKGIGLEIVRQLASEGIKVVLTARNEERGLQALQKLKASGLSHLVLFHQLDVADAASVTSLADFIKSKFGKLDILVNNAGILGVVIEDSDLISTVILNRGVVPNEEGTKALTQTYELAEECLQINYYGTKITVESLMPLLQLSDSPTIVNVSSALGQLESFPKESWARGVLSDADNLTEEKIDEIVKKFLSDFKEGSLESKGWPRYLGAYIVSKAAMNGYTRILAKKNPSLCINSVCPGYVKTDITSNTGFLTVEEGAASPVKLALLPNGSPSGLFYFRADVASF from the exons ATGGGGGAAGCTACACAGAG GTATGCAGTGGTGACAGGAGCAAACAAAGGGATTGGATTAGAGATAGTGAGGCAGTTAGCTTCAGAAGGAATAAAGGTGGTGCTCACTGCAAGGAATGAAGAGAGGGGTCTTCAAGCATTGCAAAAACTTAAAGCCTCAGGTCTTTCTCATCTTGTGCTGTTTCATCAGCTAGATGTGGCTGATGCTGCAAGTGTAACTTCTCTTGCTGATTTTATCAAATCCAAATTTGGTAAACTTGATATTCTG GTTAACAATGCAGGAATTCTTGGAGTTGTAATTGAAGACAGTGATTTAATCAGTACAGTAATATTGAATCGTGGG GTGGTACCGAATGAGGAAGGAACAAAGGCATTGACTCAAACATATGAGTTAGCTGAAGAATGCTTGCAGATAAATTACTATGGCACTAAAATAACTGTAGAATCTCTCATGCCCCTCCTCCAATTGTCTGATTCGCCAACAATTGTGAATGTATCATCCGCTCTGGGGCAGTTAGAG AGCTTTCCTAAGGAATCATGGGCAAGAGGAGTGTTGAGTGATGCTGATAACCTCACAGAAGAGAAAATAGATGAAATAGTGAAGAAGTTTCTGAGTGATTTCAAAGAAGGTTCATTAGAGAGTAAAGGGTGGCCAAGGTATCTAGGAGCCTATATTGTGTCAAAAGCTGCTATGAATGGATACACAAGAATCCTTGCAAAGAAAAACCCATCATTGTGCATAAACAGTGTTTGCCCTGGTTATGTGAAGACAGATATAACATCAAACACTGGTTTTCTAACAGTGGAAGAAGGTGCTGCTAGTCCTGTCAAGCTTGCACTGCTTCCCAATGGTTCTCCATCTGGTCTCTTCTATTTCAGAGCTGATGTGGCTTCCTTTTGA